From a single Lolium rigidum isolate FL_2022 chromosome 7, APGP_CSIRO_Lrig_0.1, whole genome shotgun sequence genomic region:
- the LOC124674637 gene encoding exportin-T-like, whose product MDDLEKAILLASDSPAAAGASPAIREEALAFCARARDESPPSSLLRLCLSGLASSPHAHVHFWCLQSLHDALLRRRIALPDDLALLRSSLLSLASSSNAASPPFLRNKLAQLISLLVRLDYPHVYPSYFLDLLPPSPPHSGPTDMFARVLISIDDDLLSQDYPRSADETADAGRVKDAMRAQCVPQIARHWHDAAGSLRAVDPPTAAVALDAARRCISWIDVALVANDVFVPLLFDIALSPGTAAPLAAAAAGCLSAVAAKRMDARAKVALLRSLLSAQQGLGSPDSGLKMATLVTTYAAEALECYRKLGPGDADGAAALEMLEQVLPAVFSAAESAYDDDVDSGSVLDFLAGYVSTMKAPSEKQLGHLGRILEVVRQQMLYDPVYRGHLDVLDKIGKEEEDLMAEQRKDLVALFRNICKVAPAATQQFIKGLLVTALSSAEATVEDVEVTLTLFYRLGEIVGEEEIRTGTGLLGELVPMLLSARFPCHTHRLVASVYLETVTRYIKFMQENVQYVPHLLAAFLDERGIHHQNSIVSRRAGYLFMKAVKLLKAKLVPYLDTILQTLEDVLGQFTAMDWANKEAKFSSSEDGSQIFEAVGLLIGIEELSPEKQVQCLTALLNPLCHQIESLVVGAKTQGLEESSPRAMSLQQIVVALNMLTKGFNERLVMVIRPTIGVMFKKTLDVVLQILVSFPNVKPLRSKVISFLHRMIEILGISVLPCIPVALRQLVVDNEAKDMVEFLVLINQIICKFNSSASGILEDVFPTIASRLAVILSQDAFSTGPAGNTEEMRELQELQRTLYTFLHGMVTHDLSMILLAPTCTQYLETIMQLLLYTSCSHKDILLRKACVQIFIRLIKDWCTTSKADDKLPGFRVFMIEKFATGCCLYSVLDKSFNLRDANTLVLFGEIVMAQKIMYERFGEDFVVNFVAKGLPEAHCPPDLAEQYYQKLQGNDTKAFRSFYQSLIEKIRQQQNGSLVFR is encoded by the exons ATGGACGACCTCGAGAAGGCCATCCTGCTCGCCTCcgactcccccgccgccgccggggcctcCCCGGCCATCCGCGAGGAGGCGCTCGCCTTCTGCGCCCGCGCCCGCGACGAGTCCCCGCCCTCCTCGCTCCTCCGCCTCTGCCTCTCCGGCCTCGCCTCCTCCCCCCACGCGCACGTCCACTTCTGGTGCCTCCAGTCCCTCCACGacgcgctcctccgccgccgcatcGCCCTCCCCGACGACCTTGCCCTGCTCcgctcctccctcctctccctcgcCTCCTCCTCCAACGCCGCCTCCCCGCCCTTCCTCCGCAACAAGCTCGCGCAGCTCATCTCCCTCCTCGTCCGCCTAGACTACCCGCATGTCTACCCCTCCTACTTCCTCGACCTCCTCCCGCCGTCCCCGCCGCACTCGGGCCCGACCGACATGTTCGCCCGCGTCCTcatctccatcgacgacgacctGCTCTCCCAGGACTACCCCCGCAGCGCCGACGAGACCGCCGACGCCGGCAGGGTCAAGGACGCCATGCGGGCGCAGTGCGTGCCCCAGATCGCCCGCCACTGGCACGACGCTGCTGGGTCCCTCCGTGCCGTAGACCCTCCCACCGCCGCCGTAGCCCTTGATGCGGCGCGCAGGTGCATCTCCTGGATCGATGTCGCGCTGGTCGCCAACGATGTGTTCGTTCCTCTTCTGTTTGACATTGCGCTGTCCCCTGGAACCGCTGCTCCactcgccgctgccgccgcgggaTGTCTTTCTGCTGTGGCTGCCAAGAGGATGGATGCAAGGGCAAAGGTGGCCTTGCTGAGGTCACTCTTGTCTGCGCAGCAGGGGCTCGGTAGCCCAGACAGCGGGTTAAAGATGGCGACTCTGGTGACGACTTATGCTGCCGAGGCTCTCGAATGTTACCGCAAGCTTGGCCCTGGTGATGCCGATGGagccgccgcgttggagatgctcgAACAGGTGCTACCGGCTGTTTTTTCAGCGGCGGAGAGCGCTTATGACGACGATGTTGATTCTGGTTCCGTGCTCGATTTCTTAGCTGGGTATGTCAGTACCATGAAGGCTCCATCAGAGAAGCAGCTAGGGCACCTGGGACGGATCTTAGAGGTGGTGCGGCAGCAAATGTTATATGATCCAGTGTATAGGGGTCATCTTGATGTGCTTGACAAGattgggaaggaggaggaggacttgatGGCGGAGCAACGCAAGGATCTAGTGGCATTGTTCAGGAACATTTGTAAAGTGGCGCCAGCGGCCACACAGCAGTTCATAAAGGGGTTGCTCGTGACAGCGCTCTCATCTGCAGAAGCTACCGTCGAGGATGTCGAGGTCACTCTTACCCTGTTCTACCGTCTTGGGGAAATAGTGGGGGAGGAAGAGATCCGTACTGGGACTGGGCTGCTCGGGGAGCTTGTGCCCATGCTCCTTTCTGCGAGGTTCCCGTGCCACACACACCGTCTAGTTGCGTCGGTGTATCTCGAGACAGTTACCCGTTACATCAAGTTCATGCAAGAGAATGTACAGTACGTGCCACACCTTCTTGCCGCTTTCTTGGATGAGCGTGGTATACACCATCAGAATTCCATTGTGAGCCGCCGGGCAGGATACTTGTTCATGAAAGCTGTTAAGTTGTTGAAGGCAAAGCTAGTGCCTTACTTGGATACCATCTTGCAG ACCTTGGAAGATGTCCTTGGACAATTCACTGCTATGGACTGGGCAAATAAAGAGGCAAAGTTCTCCAGCTCAGAGGATGGCAGCCAAATTTTTGAG GCTGTTGGGTTGTTGATCGGTATTGAAGAGCTGTCACCAGAGAAGCAGGTTCAGTGCTTGACAGCTTTGCTGAATCCTCTCTGTCATCAG ATTGAGTCGCTTGTAGTGGGTGCCAAAACACAAGGACTTGAAGAATCTTCACCAAGAGCGATGAGTCTTCAACAGATTGTTGTTGCATTGAATATGCTCACCAAG GGCTTTAATGAACGTCTCGTGATGGTAATTAGGCCAACAATCGGGGTCATGTTCAAAAAG ACCCTTGATGTTGTTTTACAAATCCTTGTTTCATTTCCTAACGTGAAGCCCCTACGATCAAAG GTCATATCCTTTCTGCACCGCATGATTGAGATATTAGGAATCTCGGTGCTCCCATGTATTCCAGTCGCACTAAGACAATTGGTGGTTGATAACGAG GCAAAAGATATGGTGGAATTCCTTGTGCTGATAAACCAGATAATATGCAAGTTTAATTCTTCAGCAAGTGGAATACTGGAGGATGTCTTTCCCACTATTGCAAGTCGTTTAGCTGTGATACTGTCACAAGATGCCTTTTCAACTGGTCCTGCAGGAAATACTGAG GAAATGCGAGAACTGCAAGAGCTGCAGAGGACATTATACACATTCTTGCATGGGATGGTTACACATGATCTGTCTATGATTCTCCTTGCTCCTACCTGTACGCAGTATTTGGAGACTATAATGCAGTTGCTTTTGTATACATCATGCAGTCATAAAGATATCCTACTTCGGAAG GCGTGTGTGCAGATTTTTATCAGACTCATAAAAGACTGGTGCACTACGTCCAAAGCTGATGATAAG CTTCCTGGCTTCCGAGTGTTCATGATTGAGAAGTTTGCTACTGGTTGCTGTTTATACAGTGTCCTTGACAAATCATTTAATTTGCGTGATGCAAATACG cttGTTCTCTTTGGTGAAATTGTGATGGCTCAAAAGATTATGTATGAAAGATTCGGGGAGGACTTCGTTGTAAATTTTGTAGCAAAAGGTCTTCCAGAAGCTCACTGCCCACCAGACCTAGCTGAACAGTACTACCAAAAGTTACAG GGAAATGATACAAAAGCATTCAGGTCATTCTATCAATCACTTATCGAGAAAATAAGACAACAGCAGAATGGGAGTCTTGTATTCAGATAG